DNA sequence from the Ramlibacter agri genome:
GGTCCGCACGAAAGCAGGCGAGTCCCGCCGCGCCCATGGGCGCAATGCCGAAAGGCGCGGACCAACCGCCGCCCAGCGTGGCGCAGAGCTGGTCCCGCGACGCCGTGTCGCGCAGCACGCGAGGCACCAGCCGCCGCGCCTCGAAGGCAGCGCGGTTGGCACGCACCGACACGCCGTCCTCCGAACCGCCTTCGATGAACTCGAACAGGCAGCGCGGCAGGCGCCTCCGCGCCGCGGCTTCGCAGTCAGGCAGGTTGAGGATCACGGGCGATCCCTCTTGACAGTTCGCGCTGCAAAACCAAACATACGGACATTATGCCGTTTGCCACTTTCCAGCCGCTGCGCCGCCGCAGCCTCGCCCTTGCTGCCGCCCTGCTGGCCGTCGCGCCTTTCGCCGGTGCCCAGACCGCGCCGCTCACCATCGTCGTGCCCTACGCGCCTGGCGGCGCGCCCGACGTGCTGGCCCGCGAAGTCGCGCCCCAGCTGGCCGCGCGCCTGAAGCGCACGGTGCTGGTGGACAACAAGCCGGGCGCCGCCGGCAACATCGGCGCCGCCTGGGTCGCGAAGACGGCGCAGGAAGGCTCGGCCCTGCTGCTCGCGACGCAGCCCATGGTCACGATCAACCCGCTGCTGTTCAAGAACATGGGCTACGAGGTGAAGGACCTCGTGCCCGTGACCGCGGCGGTCAACGTGGTGGTGGTCGCCGCCGTCAATTCCAGCCTGCCGGTGAAGAACCTGGCGGACTTCGTGCAGTACGCCAAGGCGCATCCCGGCACGGCCTACGGCACCTCCGGCATCGGCACGCCCATGCACCTGGCCGGATTGCGCCTGTCGAAGATGGCCGGCACGCCGCTGACGCACGTCGCCTACCGCGGCGCCGCGCCCAACCTCACCGACCTGCTGGGCGGCCAGATCCAGCTGTCGATCGTCGACTACGCGACCAGCAAGCCCTTTGCCGACGAAGGCCGGCTGCGCATCCTGGGCATCGGCGAGCCGGGCCGCGTGCCGTCCGCCGAGGGCGTGCCCGCGCTGCGCGAATCGGTGCCCGGCTTCGACATCACGTCCTGGTTCGGCTTCTTCGCCCGCAGCGGCACGC
Encoded proteins:
- a CDS encoding tripartite tricarboxylate transporter substrate binding protein, with translation MPFATFQPLRRRSLALAAALLAVAPFAGAQTAPLTIVVPYAPGGAPDVLAREVAPQLAARLKRTVLVDNKPGAAGNIGAAWVAKTAQEGSALLLATQPMVTINPLLFKNMGYEVKDLVPVTAAVNVVVVAAVNSSLPVKNLADFVQYAKAHPGTAYGTSGIGTPMHLAGLRLSKMAGTPLTHVAYRGAAPNLTDLLGGQIQLSIVDYATSKPFADEGRLRILGIGEPGRVPSAEGVPALRESVPGFDITSWFGFFARSGTPQAQVDQVATELRAILSEPEMRQRLLARGMVERAEGPAALAKLVKDDTAMFTPIVRDNNVTIE